One window of Corynebacterium accolens genomic DNA carries:
- a CDS encoding HRDC domain-containing protein, giving the protein MVEFRKRPKQGIPKVLSTPAEFAEAAARLQAGTGPFAIDTERASGYRYDDRAFLIQIRRRGAGTMLFAPEGHRAELTQALAPVLNGQHWIIHAAPSDLPSLGWLGLFPGTLFDTELAARFAGFHRTNLGAIIAELFDVQLEKGHGDDDWSIPRLSEEMRAYAALDVELLLELATTLRDILAEQEKLDWMVEECAAIVAKHANDTAPQPHSWRDIKGVSSLKNGKQRAAAQSLWALRDDISRRTDTAPGRVLPNKVLVEIARVLPSTQPQLTRIKGFPRRRKGAAQRWLRAVQQSQKIPPRGRPVALREERTVPSKSVWSREYPQQWEEYQEIRAAIGDIAEELGLPPELLLRPATLRATVWAAIGGSGTISQPEDVPAFLEREGARSWQVNLVAPALIASLFSQPD; this is encoded by the coding sequence ATGGTGGAATTTCGGAAGCGTCCGAAACAGGGTATTCCGAAGGTCTTATCCACCCCGGCGGAATTTGCCGAGGCGGCCGCGCGGTTGCAGGCGGGTACTGGGCCCTTTGCCATCGATACCGAACGCGCCTCAGGTTACCGGTACGATGACCGCGCCTTTCTCATCCAGATCCGCCGGCGCGGCGCTGGGACGATGCTTTTTGCCCCAGAAGGCCACCGCGCGGAGTTAACCCAGGCGCTTGCTCCGGTGCTCAATGGGCAGCACTGGATCATTCACGCCGCCCCCTCGGATCTCCCCTCTCTTGGGTGGCTCGGGCTTTTCCCCGGCACCCTTTTCGATACGGAATTAGCCGCCCGGTTTGCTGGCTTTCACCGCACCAATTTGGGCGCCATTATCGCGGAGCTTTTCGATGTCCAGCTAGAAAAAGGCCACGGCGACGATGACTGGTCCATCCCGCGGCTCAGTGAAGAAATGCGCGCTTATGCCGCACTCGATGTCGAGCTCCTGCTGGAACTAGCTACCACGCTGCGCGATATCTTGGCCGAACAAGAAAAGCTGGACTGGATGGTGGAGGAATGTGCGGCGATCGTCGCCAAGCACGCGAATGATACCGCCCCGCAGCCGCATTCCTGGCGCGATATCAAGGGAGTATCGAGCCTAAAGAATGGGAAGCAGCGCGCCGCGGCGCAGTCTTTGTGGGCCTTGCGCGATGATATTAGCCGGCGAACCGATACCGCGCCCGGGCGCGTGCTGCCGAATAAGGTACTGGTAGAGATAGCCCGGGTTTTGCCCAGCACGCAGCCGCAGCTCACCCGCATCAAGGGGTTTCCGCGCCGGCGCAAGGGTGCCGCGCAGCGCTGGTTGCGGGCGGTGCAGCAGTCCCAGAAAATTCCACCGCGGGGGCGCCCGGTTGCGCTCCGTGAGGAAAGAACCGTTCCCTCGAAATCGGTGTGGTCCAGGGAGTATCCACAGCAGTGGGAGGAATATCAGGAGATCCGCGCTGCCATTGGGGATATCGCCGAAGAGCTCGGGCTGCCACCTGAGCTACTACTTCGCCCCGCCACCCTCCGCGCCACCGTGTGGGCGGCCATTGGTGGGAGCGGAACCATCAGCCAGCCCGAAGACGTGCCCGCCTTCCTAGAACGCGAAGGCGCGCGGTCATGGCAGGTCAACCTCGTTGCCCCGGCATTGATCGCGAGCCTATTTTCCCAACCAGATTAA